Proteins from a genomic interval of Tiliqua scincoides isolate rTilSci1 chromosome 11, rTilSci1.hap2, whole genome shotgun sequence:
- the NRGN gene encoding neurogranin: MDCCNEGACTKLDEDILDIPLDDPDANAAAAKIQASFRGHMTRKKIKGSERERKGKDPACTSSTRAGDLRNGD, from the coding sequence GAAGGGGCTTGCACCAAGCTGGATGAAGATATCCTGGACATTCCACTGGACGATCCGGATGCGAATGCCGCTGCTGCGAAGATCCAGGCCAGTTTCCGTGGACACATGACTAGGAAGAAGATCAAAGGGAGTGAGCGAGAGCGCAAGGGCAAGGACCCTGCGTGCACAAGCAGCACTCGCGCAGGGGACCTACGCAATGGGGATTAA